A single window of Nocardia higoensis DNA harbors:
- a CDS encoding acyl-CoA synthetase codes for MPDHEPTLARTIATARSQTVGDLLRRSAQRYPDRTAIADSGRRLTYREFDAVVNRVSHALLEQGIGKGTAVALLSRNSSQYAVLTLALAKVGAMLVPVNFMLGAEEIAYILRHCGARAFVVEHGLLEVATAAVDNGEHRPELLVRIGGGDGADDRWTAYETWEAHADDSEPEVLVGDDDPIRLMYTSGTESRPKGVLLSSKSLISQYVSAVVDGGMSGDDIEVHALPLYHCAQMDCFLLPDIYLGASSIILPGPDPATVLATIERERATKFFAPPTVWIALLQSPRFASTDLSSLTKGYYGASPMPVAVLEQIRTALPALSLWNFYGQTEMSPVATILRPHEQFDRAGSAGRAALHVETLIVDDDDNPLPPGELGEIVHRSPHATLGYLDDEAKTAEAFRNGWFHSGDLGIMSEDGYLSVVDRKKDMIKTGGENVASREVEEALYTVAGVAEAAVFGTPHPTWIEAVTAVVVAQDGHDLTEQHIIDGLRPRLAGFKLPKRIVFVEELPKNPSGKILKRELRQRFSDSVG; via the coding sequence ATGCCCGATCACGAGCCCACTCTCGCCCGCACGATCGCGACCGCGCGCTCCCAGACCGTGGGCGACCTGCTGCGTCGCAGCGCCCAGCGTTATCCCGATCGGACGGCGATCGCCGACAGCGGACGACGGCTGACCTACCGCGAATTCGACGCCGTGGTCAATCGGGTGAGTCACGCCCTGCTCGAGCAGGGCATCGGCAAGGGCACCGCGGTCGCGCTGCTCTCGCGCAATTCCAGCCAGTACGCCGTGCTCACACTGGCGCTGGCCAAGGTCGGCGCGATGCTCGTACCGGTCAATTTCATGCTCGGCGCCGAGGAGATCGCCTACATCCTGCGCCACTGCGGCGCCAGGGCCTTCGTGGTCGAACACGGTCTGCTCGAGGTCGCGACCGCCGCCGTCGACAACGGCGAGCACCGGCCCGAACTGCTGGTCCGCATCGGCGGCGGGGACGGCGCCGATGATCGCTGGACCGCCTACGAGACGTGGGAGGCCCACGCCGACGACTCCGAACCGGAGGTCCTCGTCGGCGACGACGACCCGATCCGCCTGATGTACACCAGCGGCACCGAGTCGAGACCCAAAGGCGTTCTGCTGTCCAGCAAATCGCTGATCAGCCAGTACGTGAGCGCGGTGGTCGACGGCGGCATGTCCGGCGACGACATCGAGGTGCACGCCCTGCCGCTCTACCACTGCGCGCAGATGGACTGCTTCCTGCTGCCCGACATCTATCTCGGCGCGTCCAGCATCATCCTGCCCGGCCCCGACCCGGCGACCGTGCTCGCCACCATCGAACGCGAACGTGCGACGAAGTTCTTCGCCCCGCCCACGGTGTGGATCGCCCTGCTGCAGTCGCCGCGGTTCGCCTCCACCGATCTGTCCTCGCTGACCAAGGGCTACTACGGCGCCTCCCCCATGCCGGTGGCCGTGCTGGAGCAGATCCGCACGGCGCTGCCCGCGCTCTCGCTGTGGAACTTCTACGGCCAGACCGAGATGTCGCCGGTCGCCACGATCCTGCGACCGCACGAGCAGTTCGACCGCGCCGGTTCGGCGGGCCGGGCGGCCCTGCACGTGGAGACGCTCATCGTCGACGACGACGACAATCCGCTGCCGCCCGGTGAACTCGGCGAGATCGTGCACCGCAGCCCGCACGCCACCCTCGGCTACCTCGACGACGAGGCCAAGACCGCAGAAGCCTTCCGCAACGGCTGGTTCCATTCCGGCGACCTGGGCATCATGTCCGAGGACGGCTATCTCAGCGTCGTCGACCGCAAGAAGGACATGATCAAGACCGGCGGCGAGAACGTCGCCAGCCGTGAGGTCGAGGAGGCGCTCTACACCGTCGCGGGCGTCGCGGAGGCGGCCGTGTTCGGCACGCCCCATCCGACCTGGATCGAGGCGGTCACGGCGGTGGTCGTCGCACAGGACGGCCACGATCTCACCGAGCAGCACATCATCGACGGGCTGCGGCCCCGGCTGGCCGGTTTCAAACTGCCCAAGCGGATCGTCTTCGTCGAGGAGCTGCCGAAGAACCCCAGCGGAAAGATTCTCAAACGCGAACTGCGGCAGCGTTTCTCGGATTCCGTCGGCTGA
- a CDS encoding SDR family NAD(P)-dependent oxidoreductase translates to MSAARERLAGGTAVVTGAGSGIGEGLARYAASIGMRVVVTDIDADRARTVAGDILAQGLQAEAQVLDVTDADAFDELATDVYERYGSVELLINNAGLETAGVLWEIPVQRWRQVMNVNVDGVFHGIRAFLPRMIAAGTPATVANMSSVGGVLTQALQTPYIVSKHAVVALTESLHQEVALTGAPIQVTVLLPYSVRSRIFVDAQAAAPSGNAAADQMFEVLHTLGETAGMDPIDAAENMFADIAAGEFWGFTDKAFGLGALGHRAETLSERRAPAPPMSF, encoded by the coding sequence ATGAGCGCGGCGCGGGAACGCCTCGCCGGCGGGACAGCCGTCGTCACCGGCGCGGGTTCGGGTATCGGGGAGGGGCTCGCGCGTTACGCGGCCTCCATCGGCATGCGGGTCGTGGTCACCGACATCGACGCCGATCGTGCCCGTACCGTCGCCGGTGACATCCTCGCGCAGGGCCTCCAGGCGGAGGCTCAGGTATTGGATGTCACCGACGCCGATGCCTTCGACGAGCTCGCCACCGACGTCTACGAGCGCTACGGCAGCGTGGAGTTGCTGATCAACAACGCGGGGCTCGAGACCGCGGGCGTGCTCTGGGAGATCCCGGTGCAGCGGTGGCGTCAGGTGATGAACGTGAACGTGGACGGCGTGTTCCACGGCATCCGGGCATTCCTGCCCAGGATGATCGCGGCGGGCACTCCGGCGACGGTCGCGAATATGTCCTCGGTCGGCGGCGTTCTCACCCAGGCGCTGCAGACGCCCTACATCGTCAGCAAGCACGCGGTGGTCGCGCTGACCGAGAGTCTGCACCAGGAGGTCGCGCTGACCGGCGCGCCCATCCAGGTCACGGTGCTGCTGCCGTACTCGGTGCGCAGCCGCATCTTCGTCGACGCCCAGGCCGCCGCACCCAGCGGCAATGCCGCGGCCGACCAGATGTTCGAGGTGCTGCACACTCTCGGCGAGACGGCGGGTATGGATCCGATCGACGCGGCGGAGAACATGTTCGCCGACATCGCCGCGGGCGAATTCTGGGGATTCACCGACAAGGCCTTCGGTCTCGGCGCCCTGGGACACCGTGCCGAGACGCTGAGCGAGCGGCGCGCTCCGGCCCCGCCCATGTCGTTCTGA
- a CDS encoding GlxA family transcriptional regulator translates to MYTVVVLMLDNAIAFDLATPIEVFGRVRLPDGRAGYRVVVAGPQRQIAAGPLRITVEAGLEEAERADLIIVPGLAEPDHPSSPAVLDTLRAAVRRGSRVASICVGAFVLAEAGLLDGRVATTHWLATDELARRYPAARVDPDVLYTDNGQILTSAGAAAGLDLCLHIVGKDYGVAVAADTARLAVTPLQRTGGQSQYILRNRPIFRTATLERVLAWIEDNAHRNLTLTDIAAAAEMSVRTLTRRFAEETGQSPIQWVTGVRIRQAQELLETTDYTVDRIAGQVGFSTPSNFRAQFVQTVGVTPGMYRKTFRPLR, encoded by the coding sequence ATGTACACGGTGGTCGTCCTCATGCTCGACAATGCGATCGCCTTCGATCTGGCCACACCGATCGAAGTGTTCGGGCGGGTGAGGCTACCGGACGGCCGCGCCGGATACCGCGTCGTCGTCGCCGGGCCGCAGCGGCAGATCGCCGCGGGACCGCTGCGCATCACCGTCGAGGCGGGGCTCGAAGAAGCCGAACGCGCCGACCTGATCATCGTCCCGGGACTCGCGGAGCCGGACCACCCGAGTTCGCCCGCGGTACTCGACACGCTTCGCGCCGCCGTGCGCCGGGGCTCGCGCGTGGCCTCCATCTGCGTCGGCGCCTTCGTGCTCGCGGAGGCGGGCCTGCTCGACGGCCGGGTCGCCACCACGCACTGGCTGGCCACCGACGAGCTCGCCCGCCGCTATCCCGCCGCGCGCGTCGACCCGGATGTCCTCTATACCGACAACGGCCAGATCCTCACCTCCGCGGGCGCCGCCGCCGGACTGGATCTGTGCCTGCACATCGTCGGCAAGGACTACGGTGTCGCGGTCGCCGCCGACACCGCCCGGCTGGCGGTGACGCCGTTGCAGCGCACCGGCGGCCAGTCGCAGTACATCCTGCGCAACCGCCCGATCTTCCGCACCGCCACCCTCGAACGCGTGCTGGCCTGGATCGAGGACAACGCTCACCGCAATCTCACCCTCACCGACATCGCCGCCGCCGCGGAGATGAGCGTGCGCACCCTGACCCGCCGGTTCGCCGAGGAGACCGGCCAGAGCCCGATCCAATGGGTCACGGGTGTGCGCATCCGCCAAGCCCAGGAGCTGCTGGAGACCACCGACTACACCGTCGACCGGATCGCCGGTCAGGTCGGGTTCTCCACGCCGAGCAACTTCCGGGCTCAGTTCGTCCAGACCGTCGGTGTCACCCCGGGGATGTACCGAAAGACCTTCCGCCCCTTGCGTTGA
- a CDS encoding TetR/AcrR family transcriptional regulator gives MTAVRKGEATSARMVEVMLGLIQSRGYAGTGINTVLEQSGVPKGSMYFHFPEGKEQLAEQAIGRASEEFRALIAETTASEPSPGRVISRVLEVLSGLLVDGGYELGCPVSVVTLEMGAHSDRLRAACALAYESWIAPVAAYLADAGLAAQRARELAETVVSTVEGAMVVSRAMRDVQPMRSAARVLAALLDEAVGVTGERS, from the coding sequence ATGACAGCGGTGCGAAAAGGCGAGGCGACCAGTGCCCGGATGGTCGAGGTGATGCTCGGGTTGATCCAGTCGCGGGGATACGCGGGGACCGGGATCAATACCGTGCTCGAACAGTCCGGGGTGCCCAAAGGGTCGATGTACTTCCACTTTCCGGAGGGGAAGGAGCAGTTGGCCGAACAGGCGATCGGCCGGGCGTCCGAGGAATTCCGGGCGCTGATCGCCGAGACGACGGCGAGCGAGCCGAGTCCGGGGCGGGTGATCTCCCGAGTGCTCGAGGTGTTGTCCGGCCTGCTGGTGGACGGCGGCTACGAGCTGGGTTGCCCGGTGTCGGTGGTGACCTTGGAGATGGGCGCGCACAGCGATCGGCTGCGCGCGGCGTGTGCGCTGGCCTACGAGTCGTGGATCGCGCCGGTCGCCGCTTATCTCGCGGACGCGGGGCTCGCGGCGCAGCGGGCGCGTGAGCTGGCCGAGACGGTGGTGAGCACCGTCGAGGGGGCGATGGTGGTCAGTCGCGCCATGCGCGACGTGCAGCCGATGCGCAGCGCCGCGCGAGTGCTCGCGGCATTGCTCGACGAGGCCGTCGGAGTCACCGGGGAGCGGTCGTGA
- a CDS encoding alpha/beta fold hydrolase: MNRRALVFGATGFLGRHLTSALLTEGVSVIVACRSEGSARALSDWLVRHDHAELPASVLVDFDAPGLGIEPVVHSAGVTEIYNCAGAYRFGMSEDEARKANVDSARAIVELAAGVPELERLVHVSGYRVGERNADARWGPEHARRIYRELGAYEASKVEADAVVQTEANRLGVPWSIVNPSTVSGIAATGESDQYLGLADSFRQLWNGEMAARPGDADTFVPVIPVDYLARFMALLPTDPATAGHSYWVLDDRTPTLPELLRVVGEHYRVRVPRVRVPVAVVKRLPTALTKADPETIGFMSADRYPTGPAEEFAARHGLSTPATVPAIRRWADHLAAHRFGAAEETDLRRRFTEHAGVRTFTLGPENAGALVLPGLPVNADTWATVAATRADTLVADLPGLGMSGGAPGDWPDWLDALLIGRRHLIGHSIGGAAAIQAANRHPDRIERLTLVAPFFLQAPGGIGTRIGLLTSAYLRHASPEALSRRLTGTPDHARELAAAAADLRRAGVARRVARLLSRAAEKRWRAELVRQFTAFGGAIHIIVGSEDPLSPWAADLVSGLGPRARISTIDGAGHHPQLTHPQRLAKLIGDDALG, encoded by the coding sequence GTGAACAGGCGAGCGCTGGTCTTCGGCGCCACCGGTTTCCTGGGGCGTCACCTCACCTCCGCCCTGCTGACCGAAGGGGTCTCGGTGATCGTCGCATGCCGGTCGGAAGGCTCCGCGCGGGCGCTGTCCGACTGGCTCGTGCGGCACGATCACGCGGAGCTTCCGGCATCGGTGCTGGTGGATTTCGACGCTCCCGGACTCGGGATCGAGCCGGTCGTGCACTCGGCCGGTGTCACGGAGATCTACAACTGCGCCGGGGCCTATCGGTTCGGGATGTCCGAGGACGAGGCGCGAAAAGCCAATGTGGACAGCGCCCGCGCGATCGTCGAGCTGGCCGCCGGGGTGCCGGAGCTGGAGCGGTTGGTGCACGTGTCGGGCTATCGCGTCGGTGAGCGCAATGCGGACGCCCGGTGGGGCCCGGAACACGCGCGCCGGATCTATCGGGAACTCGGGGCCTACGAGGCGTCCAAGGTGGAGGCCGACGCCGTGGTGCAGACGGAGGCGAACCGGCTCGGCGTGCCGTGGAGCATCGTCAATCCGTCAACGGTGAGCGGTATCGCGGCGACGGGTGAATCCGACCAGTACCTCGGTCTGGCAGACAGTTTCCGTCAGCTGTGGAACGGCGAGATGGCCGCGCGGCCCGGCGACGCGGACACCTTCGTTCCCGTGATCCCGGTCGACTACCTCGCACGTTTCATGGCTCTGTTGCCCACCGATCCCGCCACGGCCGGTCACTCCTACTGGGTTCTCGACGACCGGACCCCCACCCTGCCGGAACTGCTGCGCGTGGTCGGCGAGCACTATCGTGTGCGGGTACCGCGGGTCCGCGTCCCTGTCGCCGTCGTCAAGCGCTTGCCGACGGCGCTGACCAAGGCCGATCCGGAGACGATCGGCTTCATGTCCGCCGACCGCTATCCGACCGGCCCGGCCGAGGAGTTCGCGGCGCGGCACGGCCTGAGCACACCCGCCACGGTGCCCGCGATCCGGCGGTGGGCCGATCACCTGGCCGCACACCGTTTCGGCGCCGCCGAGGAGACGGACCTGCGACGCCGATTCACCGAGCACGCCGGGGTGCGCACTTTCACCCTCGGCCCCGAGAATGCCGGCGCCCTTGTGCTGCCCGGACTTCCGGTGAACGCCGACACCTGGGCGACCGTCGCCGCCACGAGGGCCGACACCCTGGTGGCCGACCTGCCCGGACTGGGCATGAGCGGCGGCGCGCCCGGCGACTGGCCGGACTGGCTCGATGCCCTGCTCATCGGCAGACGGCACCTGATCGGTCACTCGATCGGCGGGGCAGCCGCGATACAGGCGGCGAACCGGCATCCGGATCGGATCGAACGGCTGACCCTCGTCGCCCCGTTCTTCCTCCAAGCGCCCGGCGGCATCGGCACCCGGATCGGCCTGCTGACGAGCGCCTACCTGCGGCACGCGAGCCCCGAAGCGCTCTCGCGGCGACTCACCGGCACGCCCGACCACGCCCGTGAACTCGCCGCCGCTGCCGCGGATCTACGCCGCGCCGGGGTCGCCCGGCGGGTCGCCCGGCTGCTGAGCCGTGCCGCCGAGAAGCGTTGGCGCGCAGAGCTCGTGCGGCAATTCACCGCCTTCGGCGGGGCGATCCACATCATCGTCGGTTCCGAGGATCCGCTGAGCCCTTGGGCGGCGGACCTGGTCAGCGGACTCGGCCCCCGGGCGCGGATCAGCACCATCGACGGCGCCGGGCACCATCCGCAACTGACCCACCCGCAGAGGTTGGCGAAGCTGATCGGAGACGATGCGCTCGGCTGA
- a CDS encoding SDR family NAD(P)-dependent oxidoreductase translates to MPSLQRYEGRRVLVTGGGSGIGQATVLRILREGGRVAAADISDAGLQDTVTAAGTDAARLSTVTMNVADEESVRAGVAEAVRQLGGMDTLVNAAGILRSQHLEKTTLVDFEHVLRVNLVGTFLVIRESIPALREGAGPAVVNFSSTSASFAHPYMSAYAASKAGVQAMTHALASEFAKQGIRFTAVQPGSISSGMTDGSGVSGQSVGPGLPADADYSLFGKAAPALPLDGGAIFAGPEAVAAVVAMLGSPDAFFVTGTEVRVDGGSHM, encoded by the coding sequence ATGCCCTCCCTCCAGCGCTATGAAGGCCGTCGCGTCCTCGTCACCGGCGGCGGCTCCGGCATCGGCCAGGCCACGGTGCTGCGCATCCTGCGCGAGGGCGGCCGGGTCGCCGCCGCCGATATCAGCGACGCGGGTTTGCAGGACACCGTGACCGCGGCCGGGACGGACGCCGCCCGGCTGAGCACCGTCACGATGAACGTCGCCGACGAGGAATCGGTGCGGGCCGGGGTCGCCGAGGCCGTGCGGCAGCTCGGGGGCATGGACACGCTGGTCAACGCGGCGGGCATCCTGCGCTCGCAGCATCTGGAGAAGACGACGCTGGTCGATTTCGAGCATGTGCTGCGGGTGAACCTGGTGGGCACCTTCCTGGTGATCCGCGAGTCGATCCCGGCGCTGCGCGAGGGCGCCGGGCCCGCGGTGGTCAATTTCAGCTCCACCTCGGCCTCGTTCGCCCATCCCTATATGTCCGCCTACGCCGCCTCCAAGGCCGGAGTCCAGGCCATGACCCACGCGCTGGCCTCGGAGTTCGCCAAGCAGGGCATTCGCTTCACCGCGGTGCAACCGGGCTCGATCTCGTCCGGCATGACCGACGGCTCCGGTGTGTCCGGACAGAGTGTGGGCCCCGGCCTGCCCGCCGACGCGGATTACTCGTTGTTCGGCAAGGCGGCGCCCGCGCTGCCGCTCGACGGCGGCGCGATCTTCGCGGGTCCGGAAGCGGTGGCCGCGGTGGTGGCGATGCTCGGCTCGCCCGATGCCTTCTTCGTCACCGGCACCGAAGTGCGCGTCGACGGCGGTTCGCACATGTGA
- a CDS encoding MFS transporter, with protein sequence MIRSTTRSGLPWLPLLALATAVFITALTETLPAGLLTGMSTALNVSDAAAGQTVTLYAAGTALTAIPLARLTARARRKTVLLWAMAIFAAANALTAAVPVYSVTLAARVVAGVAGGLAWAVLAGYARRLAPPGSEGRAIAIAMTGIPVALSLGVPAGTFIGELVGWRAAFAAVTVVALGVIAWIACGVPDVTAEPSVEGTRSVTTREALAVPGVVAVMSVVLIFVLGHTMLYSYIGPFLDSARLGSATDLMLLVFGAASLAAIWLTGRYVDSMLRRLTLASAVLFVVAGVVLATTPPALLIWFAVGIWGLGWGGVPSLLQTAGGQAASKHSLAAADTAQAILVTLWNTAMALGGLFGGLVLVGIGTPAIPATAAALVLVSLAIVVAGQEHAFPAHGGPRSPADNVIEDRPVESGSR encoded by the coding sequence ATGATTCGATCCACCACACGTTCCGGCCTGCCCTGGCTGCCGTTGCTCGCCTTGGCCACCGCGGTTTTCATCACCGCCCTCACCGAAACCCTGCCCGCCGGACTGCTCACCGGCATGTCCACAGCCTTGAATGTCTCCGACGCCGCGGCAGGCCAGACGGTCACCCTCTACGCCGCGGGCACCGCGCTGACCGCCATTCCCTTGGCCAGGCTCACCGCACGCGCGCGCCGCAAGACCGTGCTGCTCTGGGCCATGGCCATCTTCGCCGCTGCGAACGCCCTGACCGCCGCCGTCCCGGTCTACTCGGTGACCCTCGCCGCTCGCGTCGTCGCCGGAGTCGCGGGCGGACTGGCGTGGGCAGTGCTCGCAGGCTACGCCCGTCGGCTCGCCCCGCCCGGGTCCGAGGGCCGCGCCATCGCCATCGCCATGACCGGCATTCCTGTCGCGCTCTCGCTCGGCGTGCCCGCCGGGACGTTCATCGGTGAACTCGTCGGCTGGCGCGCCGCGTTCGCGGCCGTCACCGTCGTAGCCCTGGGCGTGATCGCCTGGATCGCCTGCGGCGTTCCCGATGTCACCGCCGAACCCAGCGTGGAGGGGACTCGATCGGTCACCACACGAGAGGCTCTCGCCGTCCCCGGTGTCGTCGCGGTCATGTCGGTCGTACTGATCTTCGTGCTCGGGCACACGATGCTCTACTCCTACATCGGGCCCTTCCTGGACAGCGCCCGGCTGGGCTCGGCCACCGACCTGATGCTGCTCGTCTTCGGGGCCGCGAGCCTGGCCGCGATCTGGCTCACCGGGCGATACGTCGACAGCATGCTGCGCAGGCTGACACTCGCCTCCGCTGTTCTGTTCGTCGTCGCCGGAGTCGTGCTGGCGACAACCCCACCGGCGCTGCTGATCTGGTTCGCCGTGGGCATCTGGGGCCTCGGCTGGGGCGGTGTTCCTTCCCTGTTGCAGACCGCGGGCGGTCAGGCCGCGTCGAAGCACAGCCTCGCGGCGGCCGATACCGCGCAAGCCATTCTCGTCACGCTGTGGAACACGGCCATGGCCCTGGGCGGCTTGTTCGGCGGGCTCGTCCTCGTCGGCATCGGCACGCCTGCGATCCCGGCGACCGCCGCAGCGCTCGTTCTGGTGAGCCTCGCGATCGTGGTGGCCGGTCAGGAACACGCATTCCCTGCTCACGGTGGGCCGCGCTCCCCCGCCGACAACGTCATCGAGGACAGGCCGGTCGAATCAGGCTCCCGCTGA
- a CDS encoding MerR family transcriptional regulator produces MRIGQLAQRTGTSRRLLRYYEEQGLIVPDRAANGYRDYDPRYVDRVRQIRGLLDAGLPTRIIKQILPCLDKPRSIHFSDATPEMLALLRAERDKLSDRIAVLIRNRDAMSEYLEEVERHRAPGIAEAG; encoded by the coding sequence ATGCGGATCGGTCAACTCGCCCAGCGCACAGGCACATCACGCAGACTGCTGAGGTACTACGAAGAGCAGGGGCTCATCGTCCCCGACCGGGCCGCGAACGGTTACCGGGACTACGATCCCCGCTACGTGGACAGGGTCCGTCAGATCCGCGGTCTGCTGGACGCCGGGCTGCCCACCAGGATCATCAAGCAGATCCTGCCGTGCCTGGACAAGCCGCGGTCCATCCACTTCAGTGATGCCACGCCGGAAATGCTTGCTCTGCTGCGCGCGGAACGCGACAAGCTCTCCGACCGCATCGCCGTGCTCATCCGAAATCGCGACGCCATGTCCGAGTATCTGGAAGAGGTCGAACGACACCGGGCTCCCGGAATCGCTGAGGCAGGCTGA
- a CDS encoding winged helix-turn-helix transcriptional regulator, which produces MAGNHAPTELRAGGDNAIAVTLGALGDEWNLWILRFAVEGCRRYGDWFARGAISNSVLTGRLAQLTELGLFERVEYSPRPVRYEYVLTARGRGVWPILLAMWAWEQEWAPESGTPLPIMWHRTCGERFAPRLTCRACGAAAAGREVSAALGPSGEWSRSVPASIGRRRSATRPSQVLPHTMELLGNRWSAAMLGALFLGAHRFGELSERTSAPPAMVADRLRRFEDLGVVETSPNPVRPDWVTYDLTAKGAAFFPVIALMIDWGQRWFRAPEGPAIVFTHTVCGNDFHPWLACGHCARELRAGQVVIEAAVGQRTLPPIVDHRLSETRGAAHSMSTTAITRSSVDASRWPVEGNSTASAPDDTA; this is translated from the coding sequence ATGGCAGGAAACCACGCGCCCACCGAGTTGCGGGCAGGCGGCGACAACGCGATCGCCGTGACCCTGGGCGCGCTCGGTGACGAGTGGAACCTGTGGATCCTGCGTTTCGCCGTCGAGGGCTGCCGCCGCTACGGCGACTGGTTCGCCCGTGGAGCCATCTCGAATTCGGTTCTCACCGGCCGACTGGCGCAGCTCACCGAGCTCGGCCTGTTCGAGCGGGTCGAGTACTCGCCCCGGCCGGTGCGATACGAATACGTGCTGACCGCGCGTGGCCGCGGCGTATGGCCGATCCTGCTGGCCATGTGGGCGTGGGAGCAGGAGTGGGCGCCGGAGTCGGGCACCCCGCTGCCGATCATGTGGCACCGCACGTGCGGCGAACGGTTCGCCCCGCGGCTGACCTGCCGCGCCTGTGGTGCGGCGGCCGCCGGGCGCGAGGTGTCGGCCGCGCTCGGCCCGAGCGGCGAGTGGTCGCGCAGCGTGCCCGCCTCGATCGGCCGCCGTCGCTCCGCCACGCGCCCCTCGCAGGTGCTGCCGCACACCATGGAACTGCTCGGCAACCGCTGGTCCGCCGCCATGCTCGGCGCACTGTTCCTCGGCGCCCACCGATTCGGCGAGCTGTCGGAACGCACGAGCGCGCCTCCGGCGATGGTCGCCGATCGCCTGCGGCGCTTCGAGGATCTCGGGGTGGTCGAGACCAGTCCGAACCCGGTTCGGCCGGACTGGGTCACCTATGACCTCACCGCGAAAGGTGCCGCGTTCTTCCCGGTCATCGCCTTGATGATCGACTGGGGGCAGCGGTGGTTCCGAGCGCCCGAGGGACCGGCGATCGTCTTCACGCACACGGTGTGCGGCAACGATTTCCATCCGTGGCTGGCGTGCGGCCACTGCGCGCGGGAGTTGCGTGCCGGGCAGGTCGTGATCGAGGCGGCGGTGGGTCAGCGCACGCTGCCGCCGATCGTCGACCATCGGTTGAGTGAGACCCGCGGCGCGGCGCACTCGATGTCCACGACCGCCATCACCCGTTCCAGCGTCGATGCGTCGAGATGGCCTGTCGAGGGCAACAGCACCGCATCGGCGCCGGACGACACCGCCTGA
- a CDS encoding linear amide C-N hydrolase, whose amino-acid sequence MCTRAMWTDSGHGVLVGRNMDWREEMDTKLWVLPRGVERVGHDRDASPMRWTARHGSLVAMVWDNATSDGINERGLAAHLLWLAEADFGERDSTKASVAVSLWAQVFLDLCATIEECVELVRQEPFQVLPMIEPRSGRPATVHLALEDATGDSLIIEHIDGVARLHHDRAYTVMTNSPPYEQQLELKKNFAGFGGATPLPGTTEAADRFVRASYYLDRLPPAETVPRAYAALLSVMRNAAQPFGEPDPERPNISATIWRTLSDLTRRRYLYESSFSPNIIWAELADLDFTTHHTLDPAANGLIGDVGSAFTPAEPPPFVLS is encoded by the coding sequence ATGTGCACCCGAGCAATGTGGACCGACAGCGGGCACGGCGTGCTCGTGGGCCGGAACATGGACTGGCGCGAAGAAATGGACACCAAGCTGTGGGTGCTGCCCCGGGGCGTGGAACGGGTCGGTCACGACCGCGACGCGTCGCCGATGCGCTGGACCGCCCGCCACGGCAGCCTGGTGGCCATGGTGTGGGACAACGCCACCTCCGACGGCATCAACGAACGGGGCCTGGCCGCGCATCTGCTGTGGTTGGCCGAAGCCGACTTCGGCGAGCGGGATTCCACCAAGGCGTCCGTGGCGGTCTCGCTGTGGGCCCAGGTGTTCCTCGATCTCTGCGCGACCATCGAGGAATGCGTGGAACTCGTGCGGCAGGAGCCTTTTCAGGTCCTGCCGATGATCGAGCCCCGCAGCGGGCGGCCGGCGACCGTGCACCTGGCCCTCGAGGACGCCACCGGCGATTCGCTGATCATCGAGCACATCGACGGCGTCGCGCGTCTGCACCACGACCGCGCCTATACGGTGATGACGAATTCCCCGCCCTACGAGCAGCAACTCGAATTGAAGAAGAACTTCGCCGGCTTCGGCGGCGCCACCCCGTTGCCCGGCACCACCGAGGCGGCCGACCGCTTCGTCCGCGCTTCCTACTATCTCGATCGCCTGCCGCCTGCCGAGACCGTGCCGCGGGCGTACGCCGCGTTGCTCAGCGTCATGCGCAATGCCGCTCAGCCGTTCGGCGAACCGGACCCGGAGCGTCCCAACATCTCCGCGACCATCTGGCGCACGCTCAGCGACCTCACCCGGCGGCGTTACCTCTACGAATCGTCGTTCAGCCCCAACATCATCTGGGCCGAACTGGCCGATCTCGACTTCACCACCCACCACACACTCGACCCCGCCGCGAACGGGCTCATCGGCGACGTCGGCAGCGCGTTCACCCCGGCCGAGCCGCCACCGTTCGTGTTGTCCTGA